In the genome of Bradyrhizobium sp. CIAT3101, one region contains:
- a CDS encoding citrate synthase family protein, with protein MKNSEGLYLSAREAAAELAISPATLYAYVSRGLIRSEPTPDSRKNRYRAEDVRALKERRVPSPEPRGLRSFDADLPVMDTEISTITEEGAIYRGVNCIVLAENDTLEHTATLLWDVSDVDPFAPDNQPKISDEMRAIADAARRAAPIDRAIAVLALAASADSRAFTRAPDGRAMVGARIVRLLVATMLNSEPSSEPLHQQIARIWAGDNKHAPDLIRRALVLLADHELNASTFTARCAASTGLNLYDAVIAGLAALKGPKHGGAGVLASQLVKTLVDRDVEPMVRERVALGERFPGFGHGVYKRGDPRAQSLLNALARAGAPRKFTKEVPERIAEATGEFVNIDYVLAVLVHALRLPAGSELALFAMARSVGWIAHASEQLQFGKLIRPRARYVGPAPGRRAGG; from the coding sequence ATGAAAAATTCTGAAGGTCTCTATCTCTCTGCCCGGGAAGCCGCGGCCGAGCTCGCGATCTCGCCGGCCACGCTCTACGCCTATGTCAGCCGTGGCCTGATCCGCTCCGAGCCGACCCCGGATTCGCGCAAGAACCGCTATCGTGCCGAGGACGTCCGTGCCCTGAAGGAGCGTCGGGTGCCGTCGCCGGAGCCGCGCGGCCTGCGCAGCTTCGATGCCGACCTGCCGGTCATGGACACGGAGATCTCGACCATCACCGAGGAGGGCGCGATCTACCGCGGCGTCAACTGCATCGTTCTCGCCGAGAACGACACGCTGGAGCACACCGCAACGCTGCTCTGGGACGTCTCCGACGTCGATCCCTTCGCGCCGGATAATCAGCCGAAGATTTCCGACGAGATGCGTGCAATTGCGGACGCCGCGCGCCGCGCAGCCCCGATCGATCGCGCCATCGCGGTGCTCGCGCTCGCGGCCAGCGCCGATTCGCGCGCTTTCACCCGCGCGCCCGATGGCCGCGCGATGGTCGGCGCGCGCATCGTCCGGCTGCTCGTTGCCACGATGCTGAATTCCGAACCGTCATCGGAGCCGCTGCATCAGCAGATCGCGCGAATCTGGGCGGGCGACAACAAGCACGCGCCCGACCTCATCCGCCGCGCGCTGGTGCTGCTCGCCGATCACGAACTGAACGCCTCGACCTTCACCGCGCGCTGCGCGGCGTCCACCGGGCTCAATCTCTACGATGCCGTCATCGCCGGCCTCGCCGCGCTGAAAGGCCCGAAACACGGCGGCGCCGGCGTGCTGGCCTCGCAGCTGGTCAAGACGCTGGTCGATCGCGACGTCGAGCCGATGGTGCGCGAGCGCGTCGCGCTCGGCGAGCGTTTTCCGGGCTTCGGCCACGGCGTCTACAAGCGCGGCGATCCCCGCGCGCAATCGCTGCTGAACGCGCTGGCCCGTGCCGGCGCGCCGCGCAAATTCACCAAAGAGGTGCCTGAGCGGATCGCGGAGGCGACCGGAGAGTTCGTCAATATCGACTACGTCCTCGCCGTGCTCGTCCACGCGCTGCGCTTACCCGCGGGCAGCGAGCTCGCCCTGTTCGCGATGGCCCGCAGCGTCG